TGTTTGTAGTCTTCCGAAACTTTCCAAAAGGATAGCTTCTCTAAATAGCAATCATTGCTAGAGTTGGAACATTGGATTTACTCATGTCTGGAGAATTGAACATAAGCCAAGTCAATTTTGAACTAAAACTAAAGGGGTTAAGCAAAATGACAGCACAGTAAGAAAGCAATCACATGACTTTACCTGCTGCTTGAAATGGATAAGTAGGGAAAATCTCCCAGAAATGGCCAAGCCATCTGAAATGGGCTCGCATATAAACAGCTTTCGCTTTCCAGGGAATATGGGTTGCCAAAGTACAGCTTGTAATTGGTAAGGGTGGTTGAACTTGAGGCCTCTGCGTAGCATGATCTGGAAAGAAACATGGCGATTATATCTTTAACCTACTTGATAAATAATCTTCTCCTCTTATCTTGATATCAAACTCTTTCTCCTGATCAACTGTGTTGCAGACAATTTTAATTCTCGTGAAACAAAAATCCATCTCACATTGTAGCCTCATTGCTTTCAACAAAGATCACTTCTTTACAGCAAAAGTTGATTGGTTACCACCATCCGGTAGATGGTCTTACTGGTTTTCCTGCTTTTAAACATCTTCCAAATCCAGAGAAACATATGACGTTGATATTAATGAGGCCTGAGTTCATAAAATGTCAAATCCATAAGATATTCTTTCAATAAATATCCAGAAAAAGCCAATCTGAGACATGATGATATATCCAGCAGCACACTCTTGTTATCAGGATTTTAATTGGATCATCCGCAATGGATTTAATAAGTCCATTTATCAACACTTCAAAAGTGTAAAACTGCCCCCGTATCATGAAGCAGAAAATCCAAATCAGGGATATAAACCTCCTTACCCATTTGTGCCTCCAATTTTCTTAGCAGTTCATATATCTTCTGAGAGTCTGGATGAAATCTATCACTAGCTAGGAAACTATGGACCCCACCCCTAACCTCAACCATACTCTGCCCAAACATCTTCTTCAACCCCCTCTCCTTTATAAGTGTTCTGAGTTCAGCTACGTTATCCCATTTACCATCCACTGCATAGATATTTGATAACAGGATGTAATACCCTGCATGACTTGGATCTAACCAGAATAGATTCTTTGCTGCAACTTCTCCCATCTCAATATTGTGATGAATCCTGCAAGCACCAAGCAAAGCTCCCCAAACATGGGGACCAGCTGGAATTGGCATACGGTTGATAATGTCCATGGCCTTACCTAACTGTCCAATGCGGCCAAGGAGATCAACCATTATCCCAAAGTGCTCCAAATCAGGCTTCAGTTGGTAATCATGCACCATTCTGTCAAATATCTTGAGCCCTTCTTCAACCAAACCTGAATGGCTACAAGCAGACAAAATTGAGAGAAATGTGACATTATTAGGCCTAACAGTTGAATTCTTAACCATCTGGTCAAATATTTCTAGAGCTTCTCCACCTCGGCCATGAATCCCATAAGCGGCAATCATCGAACTCCAGATGACAACATCTCTTACGATCATTCCTTTGAACAACTTGACTGCATCACCCAAGCTACCACATTTTGAATACAATTCAATTAGTGAAGCTCCAACAAAAACATTGCTATTGAAGCCACTTCTAACCACATAACCATGAAGGCAAAGAGCTTGCTGAAAAATCCCTAATTCTGAAGAAGCTGCTAGAATCTTCACCACAGCAACAGCATCAGGTTGAATGTCATCTGACCGCATATTGCGGAACACCCCCATTGACTTGTACGCCATTCCATTTTGTGCATACCCGCTTAACAAAGCAACCCAAGAAACTACATCTTTCTTAGGCAGCCTTTGAAAGAGATCAACTGCTTCATCAGGGCAGGAGCACTTCATGTACATATCAATTAGAGCTGTAGAAACTGAAAAATCAAGCTCGAAACCTTTCCAAACAGCAATTTTATGTATCTTCTTACCCTCCTCTAGATTACGACTAACTGC
Above is a genomic segment from Vitis riparia cultivar Riparia Gloire de Montpellier isolate 1030 chromosome 14, EGFV_Vit.rip_1.0, whole genome shotgun sequence containing:
- the LOC117929568 gene encoding putative pentatricopeptide repeat-containing protein At3g01580 — encoded protein: MRSRQVLVDLFQACNNGRSVSQLHSQVFKTGILHDTFFATKLNSLYAKYASLQAARKVFDETPHPNVHLWNSTLRIYCREKKWEETLRLFHLMIYTAGEAPDNFTIPIALKACAGLRMLELGKVIHGFAKKNDEIGSDMFVGSALVELYSKCGQMGEALKVFEEFQRPDTVLWTSMVTGYQQNNDPEEALALFSQMVKMDCVVLDPVTLVSVVSACAQLLNVKAGSCVHGLVIRRGFDGDLPLVNSLLNLYAKTGCDKIAANLFSKMPERDVISWSTMIACYATNEAANEALNLFHEMIEKRFEPNSVTVVSALQACAVSRNLEEGKKIHKIAVWKGFELDFSVSTALIDMYMKCSCPDEAVDLFQRLPKKDVVSWVALLSGYAQNGMAYKSMGVFRNMRSDDIQPDAVAVVKILAASSELGIFQQALCLHGYVVRSGFNSNVFVGASLIELYSKCGSLGDAVKLFKGMIVRDVVIWSSMIAAYGIHGRGGEALEIFDQMVKNSTVRPNNVTFLSILSACSHSGLVEEGLKIFDRMVHDYQLKPDLEHFGIMVDLLGRIGQLGKAMDIINRMPIPAGPHVWGALLGACRIHHNIEMGEVAAKNLFWLDPSHAGYYILLSNIYAVDGKWDNVAELRTLIKERGLKKMFGQSMVEVRGGVHSFLASDRFHPDSQKIYELLRKLEAQMGKEVYIPDLDFLLHDTGAVLHF